One segment of Acidimicrobiales bacterium DNA contains the following:
- a CDS encoding TldD/PmbA family protein, with translation MSDELFSLADQVLADAKPGEAAEIVVERCRDTQVRVYGGQVESLSSAVSEGVGVRVVVDHRQGFAYAGTLDPAAVADALAEARDNAAFATADEHVGLAEPDGVAVPDLALFDPALGTTATERKVQLATDLERAVLAADPRITGLESADYVDSTTESVVASTTGVRSSSRDGVCYVMANVLAERDGETQLGFGFSVGRDPAALDVDLAAADAAERATRMLGATQPRSQRVTIVLDPFVTAQLISIISGTLTGDAVQKGRSLFADRVGDEIGSPSITLVDDPTDIRAFGASQTDGEGLACRRNALIRHGALDHFVHNTLTARRAGTTSTGSAVRGGFKSVPAVGCRAVGLAPGQLDQDQILAEVGDAILVQSVSGLHSGVNPVSGDFSTGAQGVRVVDGQRGEPLREFTIASTLQKMLRDVVAVGSDVEWLPMKASGVTLAVTDVTVSGA, from the coding sequence ATGAGCGACGAGTTGTTCTCCCTCGCCGACCAGGTGCTGGCCGACGCCAAGCCTGGCGAGGCGGCCGAGATCGTGGTCGAGCGGTGCCGCGACACCCAGGTGCGGGTCTATGGCGGCCAGGTCGAGTCCCTGTCCTCGGCGGTGTCCGAGGGTGTCGGTGTCCGAGTCGTGGTCGACCACCGGCAGGGCTTCGCCTACGCCGGCACGCTCGACCCCGCGGCGGTGGCCGACGCGCTCGCCGAGGCGCGCGACAACGCCGCCTTCGCCACCGCTGATGAGCACGTCGGCCTGGCCGAGCCCGATGGCGTGGCCGTGCCCGACCTCGCGCTCTTCGACCCTGCTCTCGGGACCACCGCGACCGAACGCAAGGTGCAGTTGGCCACCGACCTCGAGCGAGCCGTGCTGGCGGCCGACCCCCGGATCACTGGCCTCGAGTCGGCCGACTACGTCGACTCGACGACCGAGTCGGTGGTCGCCAGCACCACCGGTGTCCGGTCGTCGTCGCGCGACGGTGTCTGTTACGTGATGGCCAACGTCCTGGCCGAACGAGACGGCGAGACCCAGCTCGGATTCGGTTTCTCGGTTGGCCGGGATCCCGCGGCGCTCGACGTCGACCTGGCCGCGGCCGACGCAGCCGAGCGGGCCACGCGGATGCTGGGTGCCACCCAACCACGATCGCAGCGGGTCACGATCGTGCTCGATCCCTTCGTGACCGCCCAGCTGATCTCCATCATCTCGGGAACCCTCACCGGCGACGCTGTGCAGAAGGGAAGATCGCTGTTCGCCGACCGGGTGGGCGACGAGATCGGTTCGCCGTCGATCACCCTGGTCGACGATCCCACCGACATCCGGGCCTTCGGTGCCTCCCAGACCGACGGCGAAGGTCTGGCGTGTCGCCGCAACGCCCTGATCCGGCACGGGGCGCTCGACCACTTCGTGCACAACACCCTCACCGCACGCCGGGCCGGCACCACCTCCACGGGCTCTGCGGTGCGAGGCGGGTTCAAGTCGGTGCCCGCCGTCGGATGCCGGGCGGTCGGGCTCGCACCCGGCCAGCTCGACCAGGACCAGATCCTCGCCGAGGTCGGCGATGCCATCCTCGTGCAGTCGGTCTCGGGTCTGCACTCGGGTGTGAACCCGGTGTCGGGCGACTTCTCCACCGGTGCCCAGGGGGTGCGGGTGGTCGACGGCCAGCGGGGTGAGCCGTTGCGCGAGTTCACCATCGCCTCCACGCTGCAGAAGATGCTCCGAGACGTGGTGGCGGTGGGATCCGACGTCGAGTGGCTGCCGATGAAGGCCTCGGGCGTGACCCTCGCGGTGACCGACGTGACCGTGTCGGGAGCCTGA